One stretch of Bremerella cremea DNA includes these proteins:
- the lpdA gene encoding dihydrolipoyl dehydrogenase, which translates to MAHTQLAVIGGGPGGYAAAFLAADEGMEVTLIEKEPRLGGTCLLRGCIPSKALLHVARVIDEVHELNKEWGVTFGEAKIELDKLRARKEGVIKSLTTGLGQLAKKRNVTIIKANASFVDSSTLQLEGDDASIPEGGKLTFDRAIVATGSVPAMPPAFQIDSPRVMDSTGALELQDIPETMLVIGGGYIGLELGSVYAHLGTKVSVVELTDGLLPGADRNLVKPLHKKLDELFEGRIFTNTKVGSLGDRDGKVEVAFEGPAKFGTFKYDRVLVSIGRWPNTKGIGLENTGVVVDKRGFIEVNKQLQTADPKISAIGDVTGNPMLAHKATHEGRAAVEAMLGHPVSFEPAAIPAVIFTDPEIAWAGLMEEEAKQMGKKVEVAIYPWAASGRAQALGRTEGMTKWIIDPETSRVLGCGIVGPGAGEMISEAVLALEMRAEVFDLTSTIHPHPTLSETVMNAGEVFFGTATEIYKPKKKS; encoded by the coding sequence ATGGCTCATACCCAATTGGCGGTCATCGGAGGTGGTCCCGGGGGCTACGCGGCGGCGTTTCTGGCTGCCGACGAAGGAATGGAAGTTACCCTGATCGAGAAGGAACCCCGACTCGGCGGTACTTGTCTTCTGCGGGGATGTATTCCTTCGAAAGCGCTGCTCCACGTTGCTCGCGTTATCGACGAAGTCCACGAATTGAATAAGGAATGGGGCGTTACTTTTGGCGAAGCGAAAATCGAACTCGACAAGCTACGCGCCCGCAAAGAAGGGGTTATCAAATCCCTGACGACCGGATTGGGTCAGCTTGCCAAGAAACGTAACGTGACCATCATCAAGGCCAATGCCAGCTTTGTTGACTCGAGCACGCTGCAGTTGGAAGGGGATGACGCTTCGATCCCAGAAGGGGGCAAGCTGACGTTCGACCGTGCGATTGTCGCCACCGGTTCGGTCCCTGCGATGCCGCCTGCCTTCCAGATCGATTCGCCCCGCGTGATGGACTCGACAGGTGCTCTCGAACTGCAAGACATTCCCGAAACCATGCTGGTGATCGGTGGTGGTTATATCGGGCTGGAACTGGGCTCGGTTTATGCTCACCTAGGTACCAAGGTCAGCGTGGTCGAATTGACCGACGGACTTCTGCCGGGTGCCGACCGCAATCTGGTGAAGCCGCTGCATAAGAAGCTGGACGAACTATTCGAGGGACGGATCTTCACTAACACCAAAGTCGGATCGTTAGGCGATCGCGACGGCAAGGTGGAAGTCGCCTTCGAAGGCCCTGCTAAATTCGGGACTTTCAAATACGATCGCGTCTTGGTTTCGATCGGTCGCTGGCCGAATACCAAGGGAATCGGTCTGGAAAACACCGGCGTTGTCGTCGACAAGCGTGGCTTCATCGAAGTCAACAAGCAGTTGCAAACGGCCGATCCGAAGATCTCGGCGATTGGTGACGTGACTGGCAACCCAATGCTGGCCCACAAGGCAACGCACGAAGGCCGCGCCGCCGTCGAAGCAATGCTGGGACATCCGGTTTCTTTCGAGCCTGCCGCGATTCCTGCCGTGATCTTCACAGATCCAGAAATTGCTTGGGCTGGCTTGATGGAAGAAGAAGCCAAGCAAATGGGCAAGAAGGTGGAAGTGGCCATCTATCCTTGGGCTGCCAGCGGTCGTGCTCAGGCTTTGGGCCGCACCGAAGGGATGACCAAGTGGATCATCGATCCCGAAACCAGCCGTGTGCTTGGTTGTGGTATCGTCGGGCCAGGGGCTGGCGAAATGATTTCTGAGGCGGTCTTGGCCTTGGAAATGCGTGCCGAAGTCTTCGATTTGACCTCGACGATCCATCCTCACCCAACGCTAAGCGAAACCGTGATGAACGCGGGCGAGGTATTTTTCGGGACGGCTACGGAAATTTACAAGCCAAAAAAGAAGTCGTAA